TTCAACTACCATCAATGCTGAGATCACTCCAACTGCTCCTCCAGAAAACGACGCCACTATGGGATCAACTTGACTGCAGTTTGAAAGTATAGGAGATCAATAAACGAAACTGGTAACAACATGGTATCAACATTATTTAGCTTCGTTTCAAGATAGCTGACATCCTGGGTTTTTCTAATGTGTAAAAATTGAGGATCCTTGTAAAATTTGACTATATCAGTTCCCAAAGTATTTGATTCCTATGTTACAGACCGAAAACAGTAACAATTGAATTTTTAGATTCATAACACGATAGATGGTACAAAATTTCAAAACGATAATTACTAGAGAACAGGAGGGCTAATAGCCTGAGATATGAGCCATACCTCAACTGCAACGGCAGATGCATATTTACTATAAAATCTTTATACGATGTGCCTCCTATTCCAAGCTTCAACTCCAACTGAAAGATGTAAACGTAATTGTCGGCAGAGAGTTAGAAACATAACCGAATCCATGTTTTATAAGCAGAAACTACACTTATTTGACATGTTTCCTCgtttttttacttgcaaattcAAAACCGTATTGTCGGAccagtaaaataaaataatgtttaCTAATAACTGTTAAAACTAATCACAACAAGTTAATGCATAAAGAACTTACGGAGGGTGCTATGAGGCCACCGAAAAGGATAAACCCCGCAATAATTGAATAACATACAGCATAATACTGCTTAAGGTTGTCTGAACTCTGCAACCAATGCATTCACCTTGTGATTAATACTTTGCACAAACACTAGTTTTCGCAGTTTTTTATGAACCGACAAAAGGCTACAACAAAATATGGCTAAAACAAGTCCGGGATATGAAAATACATGTCTTCACAGGGTCAGCAGCTTACCAGGGGAGGCAAAAATGGAATGAATGATGGAAAACTAGGAAGTTCGTTTTCTTGATCTTCATTTACCGCTCCAAGCTCTGCGCGTTTAATCCGCTGTTGTATCCTCAGCCTGCGAACCTTCGCATATCGAAGCTCATTCTTAAAGAACACATTTCTAATGGCAATTGGAGAGTAATTTAAAACATGCTAAACTGAGAAAGTGGCAGCAACTAGCAATTGCTCTCACCTCCTCCATATGCAAGAAAATTTTGTTGCGCCGACTCCGAATATTATCTTGAATTTCTTGCAGCTCCATTGTGGCAAAGTCCTGCACTGTTTCAGGCCCCTCTATGATACAAAATCTGCACAATTAAGCatgtaaaaactaaaaattacaGGCTAAAAAAGCAATTTCCGTATCATTGCTCGGTTAATTAACATCAACAGCAGATAAATCACATGGGTTTTTCAAATGAAGTTACAAACTTTCAAAGACCAGTAAGCTGTCTGCAATCTCATAAATTTCACAGTGCAAAGTAAAAATCCAAAGCTTGGAACTTTAAATTTccattttctgttaatttcctAGAGAGAGGGGGGGTGGTACCCGGCGGGGTTTGTATCGGCGGCGGGATTGGGATCAGAATCGACAGACGGAGCGAAAGAGGAGGAGTCGGGCTCCGAAGCCATGGCCAGGGATCGCCATCTGGAGCTGCTTGTTGATATGGGGCTTCTTGGGTAGCTGAATTTGGAGCAGCCGGCGCTATGCAGTTTGTACGGACTGCACCGATTTACGGGGAAAGACACGGCCAAAAGTCTGCCGCAGCAgagcatctctctctctctctcaaaccagAAGGCAGAGCTTTCTGTTTCTCTTGAGGTTTCTTTCACTGGTAAATTCCAGAGAAGCAGAGAAGAAGGCTCTCTGAGAAATGGAGGCAAAACAAATGTAAATCTTGAAGCACCGACCATGTGCAGAACACTTATCAACTACCGAACTctaggatttttattttttggtaaactACCGAACTCTACGATTAGGAGAGAAAcaaggggagagagagtgagtgaccggaaaaaaataaaaaataaaaaaaatatggaggGAAGTGGCTGATTCTTCTCTCATTTTTTCCTATtgtttttcagaaaaaaaaaaataataatagtaatTAGTCGTTAGATTCGAGTAGTCGTTCGGTATgtcacatttaaaattttattatagGAAGCATAaggttaggccatctccaatcgaattAGGTCTGAAAGATCATGTTTATCCTTATAGTTttgcaagaaattatattttaataaacaatgcatgtcatattttataccatctctAACCGGGGGGCCAAAGAATCATGGGCCAAACATAGCCCTTTGACAATAAACgcatctccaaccgagagggCCAAAATGTCATAGACCAAAAATAATCCCCTAaagaatttattattttaattgaattaatatagttaattaaattaaactaccgtattaaaataaggttttctgacatattttgagtgccacTTGCCACAATAACGAAGAAAGCGTGGTATTGTTGCACTTGCTATAAAGTCAAGCTTGACATTCTGCCGCTGGAGAACTGGTTGGCTGACTGGAAATGGCCAACCCGTTGGCTTGATTTGGGGGTTTTGGCCAGATGGGGCCCAACAAGCCATTTGGCCTAGCCTTGCTTGAAGACGGTTTTCTTGTCATTCCAAGCTATTTTTAGCCCTATGACCATTTGATTtgatcggttggagatgactttAGGTGCGGTGATTGTCCTTGAGATATCGAAGGTTCTGTGTGATCGAATACTTCGTCCTCCTCCAAAGCCGCCACTGTTGAGAAGGTTACTTGCCTTATGCAAACATTATGAATTGCAAGTGATGAATTGTTCTGATGATAAGGTTTATTTTTTAACTCATTATGTTTCGAGTTTAAACATTTTTCCCTCTCTTTAATGTATATATTAATGAAATATTGTtcgtaataaaaaaataaaaaaatgatacatTCTCATTCATATATAAGATGATCAAGTCTGAAATTATTACTTTTAATGAGTGACTTAGTTAACCATTTTCATTTCTTATGCGTTCAAAATTAGACAAATTCTTtgcaaacattaaaaaaaaaaaaagatattaaggAGACTTTGAAACTATTACATTATGGGAGGGGGAATTTCGAACTCGGGACTTCTGAGTAGAACCCAAATGCTTCTCCACTAGGATATTAGACTAGTGCCGGTCCTGAATTTTTTGGTGCCTGGAGCGAATAATGTGCCCTTTTCCAGTACAACaacataaattaaaaagaaatatttaAAGAGGGCTGGAACCCAGTCGAAGCTGGGGGGCTAGGCCCTCACGCCCATATTATATTACTTTTAAGAATAAACATACAACTGGGGGAACATAGTATCGAAATCCCGACGATCAAAAGCAAAATATATACAACCACTCCAAGCAGTCAACATGGCCATCACATATTGAATCCAAAATGTCAACGCCCCATTGGCTGCATATAAAGTACAAACGAGCGGCAACTTCAGCCAGTTCTGCGATATCCGGCTGGATGAGAGCAGCTAAAGACATGATTGTTCCCTAATAACATGAATAAATTGAGTAAACACCAAAAGTAGCAGCAAGGGAAGGAGATGTGAAGTAGATGAAGAGATGTAAGAACTGTGAATGTCCAGCAACAAAGACTTCGGAGCTTGTTGTCGAATACCTGCAGCGCATCATTTCTGGTAGATCAAATACAACCAAGTCCTGCCAACTCCAATTCCAAAAATCCTACAGTATAGCATAAATCTTATTCTCTTCTGATAAAGATGTGTGTCCCTACCCATAAATCGAAACCTTCATCTGCAAGGACGAATCCCATTTATTCTTCTGAAGAATTTAAGAACCATGAACCACCTGGTCAAGATCAAGAAAAGCCAGTAACCAATTACAATTGAGTTTGAAGCAAATTAGAGCCAAATTTAAAATGTATCCGATGGATGTTCATCAATTTACACAATAGTTAGTTTCAAGAAAGGAAATTTCAACAGAACCTGAAAACTTCAGATCAGGGGGCACCAAATAGTGAGCTACACATTCAGAATTTGAAATATTTCAAATCAACTTGGTGGGGCCAATATGttgaaaaaattggaaggagctATGAAAGTAAGGCTTTTCGCTAATCAGGCGTCTAGAGAATCAATATTTTACTCACGTATCAGTTACGGGGAACACTCCCCACCAGAGCAATCTCATTAGTCCTTCACATCTCAAACGGCACAGAAATTGCACTAACAAACACGACTCCTATTAGTCCTTCACATCTAAAATCCAGGAAGTACCCATCTTTCGTCTGAATCTGGAAAATAAGCAGAGCACTCAATTTAACAATCTGGGTATCTCAAAGTTACTCACTTTAATCacaaatttaacaattaaacatATAAATGGGCATTTTTTTAGTGAAATATTAGTATCTTACTCACTGTGTGCTCGGAGCAAGAGTACCCGGAAAGCTCAATGAGCTGTGCACAGAGGACTGCAGCGGTGAACGACAGCGACCGATTCTGTAAAATTCAGTCAAGTTTTCGGCAATTTCTGCAGCGATTTCGGAGTTCAAGAGGCTGATAAGGAAAGCTGCGACTGAAGGACACTGGTCTGGAAGAAAGGCTCTGGTCACCGCTGTCGCAATTTGTGAAGGAAGAAGTGCCCCAAAACAATTTCGGCCCTGAACAGATGCACTGTTTGCACTGGACCAGGGCCGGCACTGGCGATAACGTCCCCCAAACAGTACATATACAGATGCTAGAAATAATAAATGTCACCTGAAACTACTAGAACCATTCAATTCTAGCGTCTACAGCTTTAGCATTAGTTGGTACAAGGGACATTCTTCTAAAGAGGGAGATGAACTCGTTGAGGCTCTTATTTATTCCTCCTCTTGAGGTGTCCTTTTAGGCTGCTAATTCCAGACGATCCAATCTCATACATCTTCCCTGCAAAAGCATGTGTGCCAGACTTCAAGAtcaaaattttccaacaaaagaaaCTTAAAGATCAAACTCGCCTGCGGAATAAATGGTGCACAAGGGTGTTAAAAATGGTGCACAAGGGTGTTAAAATCTTGACATATGTATATTTTTGGCAGATTTTATGTGAGCATGCAACTAAAACTGGCATAACAGTTTGAGTTGTAACTTCTCCATTGTATTTGTTAAGGCAAGACGGATGTCATCTATGCATTTTTCTGTAAAACTTAGAAGGCTGCATAGCAGCTCTTGTTCGTTGTATTGAATACCGTGGTTTAACCGATGAATGCAGAGTTTGCTGATGATTCATACGACAAGCAATTGAAAATCCCCATCATTTACACAAATTCAGAGCATTCATCCACTGTAATTTGCAGATATAGAAACGTCAAGATAAAAGGAAATGCAAAGTACCTTTCACCCAAATTGGAAGAGCACCGGTGGCATTAGCAAGTTAGCAACGGGAATTGACATACCAATATCTTCACAGTTTCTGCACAAGCACAAATCAAAAGAATTGTGGATTTCAAAATATGCGGCCGTGGCTAGCCGTCTGACCACGCCAATTCCACCAAAGCCGCCGCAACGCGGCGTAGTGTCCGATTGATTGCTTCAAAACAGAGCTTCGTATCCATGTGTTTATCAGCAGAGAGTACCCAAAACCCCTGaaaattatttctttattcagataataaaatttcccaaatttcaaattttaattccgaaccaaaaataggatttgaattttgattacctagaaatgggggggggggggggttggggTGGAGAGGGACTCAGGCCAAGACAGAGCTATGTGTCTGTGATAAGGTGTGCCAAATTACAGAGTGTGTCGGGAAGATGTACAAGGCTTTTGCAGTTTCTCAGATTTAAATACCGAAGCCCCGTAAGCTGTTCAATCCAGGGGGAAAGCTCTTTGATAGATGTTCCATCCAAGAAAAGATATCTTAATCCTTCCATATTTTCTTCAATGCTTGGAAACACCTCAAATTTTGTAGAAccggaaagagagagagagacaagggACTTGAGCTGAGAAATGCTGCTCGGAAGACTCTTAAGTTCCACGCAATATTTCAGGCTTAAATAACTCAACCCCGTGAGATTATTAATTGACAGCGgtagttctttaatttttgaccCGGATAAATCAAGCTCTTCTAACTCCTCAATACCTTCTAAAATCTCTGGAAACATCTCAAGATTGGAGCAGTCATAAAGATTAAGGGTTTTGAGAGATTTCATACGAATGCTGCTTGGAAGACTCTTAAGTTCCACGCAatgttttaggttcaaatgactCAACCCCGTGAGATTATTAATTGACAGGGGCAGTTCTTTAATTTTGGACCCGGATAAATTAAGCTCTTTTAATCCCTCAATAACTTCTGAAATCTCTGGAAACATCTCAAGATTGGTGCAGCCATAAAGCTTAAAGGTTTTGAGAGATTTCATACGAATGCTGCTTGGAAGACTCTTAAGTTCCACGCAATGTTCTAGGTTCAAATGACTCAATCCCGTGAGATTATTAATTGACAGGGGCAATTCTTTAATTTTGGACCCAGATAAATTAAGCTCTTCTAACTCCTCCATACCTTTTGAAATCTCTGGAAACATCTCAAGACTGGAGCAACCAAAAAGATTAAAGGTTTTGAGAGATCTCATACGAATCTTGCTGGGTAGACTCTTAAGTTGCTTGCAATGTTTTAGGTTGAAATGACTCAACCCCGTGAGA
This region of Malus domestica chromosome 07, GDT2T_hap1 genomic DNA includes:
- the LOC103427583 gene encoding protein ORANGE, chloroplastic-like; this translates as MVGASRFTFVLPPFLREPSSLLLWNLPVKETSRETESSAFWFEREREMLCCGRLLAVSFPVNRCSPYKLHSAGCSKFSYPRSPISTSSSRWRSLAMASEPDSSSFAPSVDSDPNPAADTNPAGFCIIEGPETVQDFATMELQEIQDNIRSRRNKIFLHMEEVRRLRIQQRIKRAELGAVNEDQENELPSFPSFIPFLPPLSSDNLKQYYAVCYSIIAGFILFGGLIAPSLELKLGIGGTSYKDFIVNMHLPLQLSQVDPIVASFSGGAVGVISALMVVEINNAKQQEHKRCKYCLGTGYLACARCSSTGTLVLTEPLSTADGGNQPLSLPKTERCSNCSGAGKVMCPTCLCTGIAMASEHDPRIDPFD